A single genomic interval of Apium graveolens cultivar Ventura unplaced genomic scaffold, ASM990537v1 ctg2319, whole genome shotgun sequence harbors:
- the LOC141700422 gene encoding elongation factor 1-gamma 3-like, whose protein sequence is MALILHAGNPNKNAWKALIAAEYVGVKVELVKEFQMGVSNKTPEFLKMNPMGKVPVLETPDGSVFESNAIARYVTKLNPENSLFGSSPIDYGHVEQWIDFASLEIDANIAKWLYPRYGFALYLPPAEEAAIAALKRALGALNTHLASTTYLVGHSVTLADIVLTCNLALGFGRILTKSFTSEFPHVERYFWTLVNQPNFSKIIGKLEQAESIPPLPSVKKPAQPKETAKPKPKDEPKKEAEKPKVEEAPEEEAPKPKAKNPLDALPPSKMILDEWKRLYSNTKTNFREVAVKGFWDMYDPEGYSLWFCNYKYNEENTVSFVTMNKVGGFLQRMDLARKYAFGKMLVIGSQPPYKVQGLWLFRGKEIPKFVMDECYDMELYEWTQVDINDEAQKERASQMIEDHEPFYGEDLLDAKCFK, encoded by the exons ATGGCTCTG ATTTTGCATGCGGGAAATCCAAACAAAAATGCTTGGAAAGCACTTATTGCAGCAGAATATGTCGGTGTTAAAGTTGAACTGGTGAAGGAATTTCAGATGGGTGTCTCTAATAAGACACCTGAGTTCCTAAAAATGAACCCTATGGGAAAG GTTCCAGTGCTTGAAACTCCTGATGGTTCTGTTTTCGAGAGTAATGCTATAGCACGTTATG TTACAAAATTGAATCCTGAGAATTCCCTCTTTGGCTCTTCTCCAATTGACTAT GGTCACGTGGAGCAATGGATTGATTTTGCATCTCTTGAGATAGATGCAAATATTGCCAAATGGTTATATCCTCGATATGGTTTTGCTCTGTACCTTCCTCCG GCCGAAGAAGCTGCAATTGCTGCATTAAAGAGAGCACTAGGAGCTCTGAATACCCATCTTGCTTCAACCACCTACTTGGTCGGGCATTCTGTCACACTGGCTGATATTGTCCTTACTTGCAACTTGGCTCTGGGATTTGGTCGAATTTTGACCAAAAGTTTCACATCTGAGTTTCCACACGTAGAGAGATATTTTTGGACCCTTGTTAACCAACCCAACTTCTCCAAGATAATTGGCAAGCTGGAACAAGCAGAGTCCATCCCCCCTCTTCCTTCAGTGAAGAAGCCTGCTCAGCCTAAAGAAACTGCTAAACCAAAGCCTAAAGATGAGCCTAAGAAAGAAGCAGAAAAGCCTAAAGTTGAAGAGGCCCCCGAGGAAGAAGCACCAAAGCCAAAGGCTAAGAATCCACTAGATGCTTTGCCTCCAAGTAAAATGATACTAGATGAATGGAAGCGTCTGTACTCCAATACCAAGACCAACTTCCGTGAGGTTGCTGTTAAAG GATTCTGGGACATGTACGATCCTGAGGGATACTCGCTTTGGTTTTGTAACTACAAATACAACGAAGAAAATACCGTCTCATTTGTGACTATGAACAAGGTTGGTGGGTTTCTTCAACGTATGGATCTGGCTCGCAAGTATGCATTTGGAAAGATGTTGGTCATCGGATCTCAGCCACCATACAAGGTCCAGGGATTGTGGCTCTTCCGAGGGAAAGAGATTCCTAAATTTGTTATGGATGAGTGTTACGACATGGAGTTGTATGAGTGGACCCAGGTTGATATCAACGATGAAGCTCAAAAGGAACGTGCCAGCCAAATGATCGAGGATCATGAGCCATTTTACGGTGAGGATCTTTTGGACGCCAAGTGTTTCAAGTAA